In Mycobacterium sp. ITM-2016-00317, the genomic window CTCGCCGCGGTCGTGCACCTGCACGATGTGCGGATGCCACAGCGTCGCGGCGATGTCGGCCTCGCGGTGGAAGCGCTCCCGGTACTCGCTGTCGGCACATACCGACGCCGACAACACCTTCAGCGCGTCGTAGCGCGGCAGCCGGGGGTGCGCAGCCAGATACACCTCGCCCATACCGCCGGCACCCAACAGCCGCGCGACCGTGTACCCCGAGATCACCTCGCCGGCGCTTAGCGGCATGCGCGGAATCCTATGCTGAATCGACCTGCGGCGTCAGGAACGATCACGGAAACGCTGCCGGCGGCCGCGCATCCGGTCCACGAGCCCGGCCACTGCTTCCGGGTCCACCGTCGGGATGGCGGTCGATTCCCGGATGATCGCGCGCAAGTCCACGCCGTCGATCACCTTGTTGGTCAGCGCGATCAGATCGATCCGGCCGATGATCGCATCGACCGCCTCGGCCGTGACCCGCTCCCGGACCAGTTCGTCGAGGTCGAGTTCCTCGACCACCGCGGCGACCACCACCGACAGCACCGCCTGCGCCTCCCGCTTGCCCCGGGTGAACAACCCGCCCACCAGAGGCAACGTCTCGCACGTGCGGTAGGCGGAGATCAGCAGGGACGACGGGGCGCCGACGCCCTCGTCCTTCGGGTCAGCGGGGGGCACCGAGGTATGGGAAGTCGGGAAGCAGGTCGGTCGGGGCGGTCATTCCGGTGAAGCCCTTCTGCCCCTTGGTGAGGAACTTCGACCGGTAGTCGGCGACGTCGTCGGTCAGCCTGCGCCCGTTCGGATATCGGGCCGGGCCGGTCGGCTTGTAGGTCAGCACGTCGGGCAGCGTCCCCTCGGCCTCGATCGCGTCGACGGCCTCCTCCCGGCTGTATCCGCCGGTGTCGGCCATCAATTCGATCAGTTGGCCCATCCAGCGGGCTCGGTCGCCGTTGGGCTCGCCTGCGCTGTACTCGGCGAGATCCTCGTCCGTGGAGAAGAATCCGCTCACCCACGGGTGCCCGACGCGGTCGGCGTGCACCCAGCCGTCCTCACCGAGCACGCTGCAGCGCGCCCAGACCCGCACGTCGGGGTCCGCGCCCAGATAGGCGGTGGGCAGCTCCACGGCCATCGCGATCACGTTCGAGTCGGCGAAGAACGCGTCACCTCGGGCGCCGGCGAAGAACACGAACCCGCCGCCACGCGAACGCCAGATGTGCGGCTCGTCGAACGACACATCGACGTTGCCGAAGATCTCCGACCCGCATGCGGCCTCCACCCGCGCATCGGCCTGCAGCGCCAGTCGGACGTCGACGAGCTGTCGCGGGCGGTCGCCGTCGAAGCGCGGTTCGGAGAAGACGAAGTTGAACGCGATGTCGGTGCGCAGATCTCCGTCGTTGTCGATCCCGATGCGGTACACCGCATCGGGATGCAGTGGGCCCGCTTCCGGGTTCGCGGTCAGGATCAGCACGGTGCGCTCGGGATCCCTCGGCGACGGGAACACATACAGGTCGCACAGGTCCAGCCGGGGATCGCCCAGTGGCGCGCCCCTCCTCAGCCCGGTGAAGTCAGTCGACACAGCCTCCATCCAACCGCACCCGCCGGTCTAGATCGGAGTCAGGCCATGTTTGCGCTGCACGCGGTTGATCTGCTTGTCGCGCAGCAGATGCATGCACTTGCGCAGCAACAGCCTGGTTTCGTGGGGTTCGATCACCCCGTCGATGAAGCCGCGCTCGGCCGCGATCCACGGTGTGGCCAGGCTGGTGTTGTAGCCCTCGATGAAGTCGGCACGGATCTTCTGCACCTCGGGTGCGGTCGGATCGGGGAACCGCTTGACCAGCAGCTGAGCAGCACCTTCGGCGCCGATCACCGCGATGCGGGCGGTCGGCCAGGCGAAGTTGAAGTCCGACGTCAGCTGCTTGGATCCCATCACCGCGTACGCGCCGCCGTAGGACTTGCGAATGGTGATGGTGACCTTCGGGATATCGGCCTCGACGACCGCGTTGAGGAAGCGGCCACCACGCTTGATGATGCCGCCCTTCTCCTGCTCCACACCGGGCATGAACCCGGGCGTGTCGACCACGAACACCAGCGGCGTGTTGAACGAGTCGCAGAAGCGGACGAACCTTGCCGCCTTGTCGGAGGCCTCGTTGTCGATCGCGCCGGACATGTACATGGGCTGGTTGGCGATCACGCCCACCGGGCGGCCGTCGATCCGCGCGAACGCGGTGATGATCGCCGGACCGGACTGCTCACCCACCTGGAACACGTCGCCGTCGTCGAAGATCCGCAGCAGGATCTCCATCATGTCGTAGGCCTGGTTGTCGAGATCCGGCACGAGGGTGTCCAGCTCGAGGTCGTGCGGCGTCACCTCCGGCTCCAGCCCCGGGTTGACGATGGGTGCGTCGTCGAAGGTGTTGGCGGGCAGGAAACTCAGGTAGTCGCGGACGTACTGGAACGCCGCGGCCTCGGACTCCACGACCTGGTGGATGTTGCCGTACCGGGCCTGGGCGTCGGCGCCGCCGAGCTCGTCGAGGCTGACGTCCTCGCCGGTGACGTCCTTGATGACGTCGGGACCGGTGACGAACATGTAGCCCTGGTCGCGCACCGCGACGATGAGGTCGGTCTGGATCGGCGAGTACACCGCGCCGCCTGCGCACTTGCCGAAGATCAGCGAGATCTCGGGCACCAGCCCGCGCAGAAGTTCGTGGCGGCGGCCGAGTTCGGCGTACCAGGCCAGCGACGTCGCGGTGTCCTGGATGCGGGCGCCGGCCGAGTCGTTGATGCCGATGATCGGGCAGCCGACCATCGCCACCCACTCCATCAGCCGGGCGACCTTGCGGCCGAACATCTCTCCGACCGAACCCTGGAACACCGTCTGGTCATGGCTGAACACGCCGACCGGGCGGCCGTTGATGGTGCCGTGGCCGGTGACGACGCCGTCGCCGTACAGCGCGTCGGGGTCGCCGGGCGTCTTGGCCAGCGCACCGATCTCCAGGAAGCTGCCCGGATCGAGCAACGAGTGGATGCGGGCCCGCGCGCTCGGGATGCCCTTCCTCTCCCGTTTCGCGACGGCCTTCTCACCACCGGGTTCCTTGGCCAGCTCCAGCTTCTCGCGGAGTTCGGCCAGCAGTTCCGCGGTCGTTCGTGCCGGGTGGTGGGTAGGAGATGCCGCCGGGTGGGGGGTGGGAGAAACCTCAGTCACTTGCTCTCGCTCTCGGCCTGAATAGCGTTGATCGCCTGGCTCATATGGGCGCCTACCTTTGCAATGTAGGGCTCGTCGATCGCCTGGATGTGCTCGCCCCCGATCGGCACGACCTCGAGGTCGTCGACGAACTCGCCCCAGCCGCCGTCGGGTTGGCGGGTCGCATAGCGCGGCTCGAACATGATCGCGTCGTCGTGGTACCGGTCGGCCATGTAGAGCGTGACGTGTCCGTCGTACTTCTCGATCACCGCGGTGTCGAGTGCGCGGTTGTCCAGGTAGGACGTGCGCTGGTGCTCGATGATGCCGCCGGGGATGTCGACGCCGCTGTCCTTGACCGCGTCGAGGATGAACTTCACCTGACCTTCGTCGTCGAGTTCCTCGAGCTGCTCGTACGGGATCTCCGGGATCTCGACGTTGAAGGTGCGCTGAGCGAACAGTGCGTAGCGGTCCCAGCGGGCGCGGATCTCCTCCTTGGTCTGCGGCACCTCCTCGCCGGCGCGCACGGTGTCGATCAGGCCGACGAACCGCACGTCCGCACCCTGGCTCTTGAGCCCGACCGCGCACGCGTAGGCCAGCGCACCGCCCAGTGACCAGCCGGCCAGGATGTAGGGGCCCTTGCCCTGGATCTCCATCAGCTTCGGCACGTACTCGCGGGCACGCTCCTCGATCGAGCCCTCCACCCGTTCGATGCCGTACACCGGGGTGTCGGCAGGCAGCCGCTTCATCAGTGGCTCGTAGACGACCGTGCTGCCGCCGGCCGGGTGGAACACGAACACCGGGACGCGGGTGGACCCTTCGGGCCTGGCACGCAGGGTGCGGACGAACCCGTCGAGCTCACCGGAGTCCATCTCCTCGCGCACGGCCGAGGACAGGTCCTGGATCGTGCGGGCGGCCTTGACCTGCTCGGCGGTGATGGTGCCTTCGGCGCGTTCGGACAGCCGCTGGGCGATCTTCTCGGCCACGTCGTCGGCGATGGACGGCAGCTCGTTGAAGATGCCGCCCGGCGACTTGCCGGTGACGATCGCCCACGTGGCGAACGTGACCCGCTCGGCCGCGTCGCGGGGTGGCACGTCGGCGCCCAGCGCCTCGGTGACGGCCTCTTGGGTGAGGACCTTGGCGGCCGCGCCGGCCGCTGACGAGCGCTCGCGCGAGGAACCATCAGACACTGACGAGCGCTCGCGCGAGGAACCATCAGACACTGACGAGCGCTCTGCGGCGGCCCCGCCGGATTACTCGGCGGTGCCGGGATCGCCGGCCCTGACGGGTCGGTCGGCGGTGCCGGGATGTCCGTGCCGGGAGCCTGCTGGGCCTCGACGGCGTCGGTGGCGATCGCGCCGGCGTCGGCCGCGATCGGGTGGCCCGCCTCAGCCAGCTTGGCCTCCAGCTCGGCGACCGTGCTGGCCCCGCCCATCAGTTCGGCCTGAGCCGCGGCGATCTCCTCGGCCGTCTTGCCCTTCTGGTCCTCGGCGATCTGGCCGACCTCGTCGCGGTGTTCGACCGCGTAGGCGATCAGCTTCTCGACCGCGTACAGGTTCGCGTCCCGAACCGCGGTCAGCTGGATCGGCGGCAGATCGAAGTCGTACTCGACGCGGTTCTTGATGCGCACCGCCATCAACGAGTCCAGGCCGAGTTCGATCAGCGGCACCTCCCACGGCAGGTCCTCAGGCTCGTAGCCCATGGCCGCACCGACGATGGCGCCGAGGCGCTCGCCGATGGTCTCCCCGGAGTCCGGCGACCACTTCGCGAAGCCGGCCGCCAGGCCCGCGCCCGCGGTGAGGTTGTCCTGCAGGATGGCCGCGTCTTCTTCGGGCTCGGGTTCTGATGCGGCCACGGACGTCTCGGCGACAGTGCCCGCACCGACCGCGGTCGGCAGCGCCGACTGCGCACCGGCGCGGGTCACGATCGCGTCGTAGACGAGCGTGAACGACTCGTCTATACGCGCGTGCACCTGCACACCGGCCCCGCCCGGGTGCCGGGTCAGGGTGGTCACCAGTCGTGCACCCTCGGCCGGCACCGCGCGCTGCTCCGACGCCGTCAGCTTGGCATCCGGAATCACCACTGCCGCAGCGGCTTTCACCAGCGCGGACAGCATGGAGGCGTCCACCGCGCCGCGTGCGCGGTACTCCCAGACGTGCCTGCCGTCCGGGGTGGCGACGTGGTTGCCCGGCATGACCGTCGAGCTGTCGCCGGTGAAGTTGACCTCCAGCCAGTGCGGCTTGCGCTTGAACCGGGTCGGTGGGATCTCGGCGAAATCGGTGGCCGGATCCACCGGCCGGTCCGACGGCAGCGGGAACAGCGTCCGGAAGTCCAGGTCGTGACCGTGCACGTACAGGTGCGCCATGGCCGTGGTCATCGAGTCGACCTCGTCCTGCTTACGCGCCAGTGTCGGGATCAGTTGTGCGTCATGCAGACCCGCCGTGGCAGTGGTCAGACCGACCTGCATCAGCGCCACCGGGTTGGGCGCCAGTTCCAGGAACGTGGTGTGCCCGTTGTCGACGGCGTTGCGGATGCCGTGCGTGAAGTACACGCTGTGGCGCAGGCCCTTCTTCCAGTAGTCCACATCGTGGATCGGGTCGGACCCTGCGCGGATCAGCTTGCCCTCGTGCACCGTCGAGTAATACGGCACCTGGATCGGATTCGCTTCGATGCCTTGCAGTTCGGCGGCGAGCTCACCGAGCAACGGATCCATCTGCGAGGTGTGACTGGCGCCCTTGGTCTGGAACTTGCGGGCGAACCTACCCTCGGATTCGGCGCGCTCGATGATCGCGTCGACCTGGTCGGGCGGACCGCCGATGACTGTCTGGGTCGGCGCGGCGTACACGCACACCTCGAGGTCCTTGAAGTCCGAGAACACCGTCTCGATCTCCTCGGCCGAGTACTCAACCAGCGCCATCAGCCGGATGTACTCGCCGAACAGCATCGCCTCGCCCTCACCCATCAGGTGCGAGCGCGAGCAGATGGCGCGGGTGGCGTCCTCCAGCGACAGACCGCCCGAGAAGTAGGCGGCCGCCGCCTCGCCGAGCGACTGGCCGATCAGCGCACCGGGTTTCGCGCCGTGCGCCTTGAGCAGTTCACCGAGGGCGACCTGGATCGCGAAGATGACGAGCTGCACCTTCTCGATCGGAAGCTCGGTGGTCTCGTCGGTGTAGTCGATCGCGTCGTCGAGGATGAGCTCCAGGATCGAATGCCCGCGCTCGTCCTGGATGAGTGCGTCGACCTTGTCGATCCACTCGGCGAACGTGGCATCGCGCAGGTACAGGCTCTTGCCCATCTTGCGGTGCTGGGCGCCGAAACCGGCCAGCACCCAGACCGGGCCGTTCGTGACCGGACCGTCGGCGCTGATCACGATCGGGTTCGGTTTGCCCTCGGCGATCGAGCGCAGCCCCTTGACCGCCTCGTCGTGGTTGTGGGCCAGCACCACCGCGCGCGAGCGGCCGTGGTTGCGGCGCGACAGCGAACGACCGATCGACTCCAGCGAAGCGGCACGGCCCTCGGGGCTGTCGATCCAGTCCGCCAGCTCGGCGGCCGTCGCCCGCTTGCGGGAGGTCAGGAAGCCCGAAACTGCAACCGGCACAACGGGTTTGTTCGACTCCGCCGCTGGATCATTTTCGGAGGCGGCCAGCTCCTCGCGGGCGATCTCCAGCAGGCGCAGCGCCTCGTCGGTGAGACCGGGGAGCTCGGGCTCGTCGTCGTAGGCCGCGGCGGGGCGGTCCAGCCCGTCGTCGTCCGCGTCGTCGTCCACGTCGTCGGCCATGAACTCGCCGTACTCGTCCATCCGCACACCGCCGACGTACACGGCCTGGGCGTCGTCGGTGGCCGGGGTGACCACCGCGACCTCGGGTTCCGGTGCGGGCTCGACGAGATCGGTGGGCAGCACCTCGCGCACCACCAGATGCGCGTTCGCACCGCCGAATCCGAAGCCCGACACCCCGGCCACGGCGTGCCCGCTGTAGCGCGGCCACTCGGTGGCGGTGTCGGTGACCTTGAGGTGTTCCTTGTCGAAGTCGATGTAGGGGTTGGGACCTGCGTAGTTGATCGACGGCGGGATCGTGCCGTGGTACAGCGACAACGCGACCTTGG contains:
- a CDS encoding DUF4331 family protein, giving the protein MSTDFTGLRRGAPLGDPRLDLCDLYVFPSPRDPERTVLILTANPEAGPLHPDAVYRIGIDNDGDLRTDIAFNFVFSEPRFDGDRPRQLVDVRLALQADARVEAACGSEIFGNVDVSFDEPHIWRSRGGGFVFFAGARGDAFFADSNVIAMAVELPTAYLGADPDVRVWARCSVLGEDGWVHADRVGHPWVSGFFSTDEDLAEYSAGEPNGDRARWMGQLIELMADTGGYSREEAVDAIEAEGTLPDVLTYKPTGPARYPNGRRLTDDVADYRSKFLTKGQKGFTGMTAPTDLLPDFPYLGAPR
- a CDS encoding acyl-CoA carboxylase subunit beta, which gives rise to MTEVSPTPHPAASPTHHPARTTAELLAELREKLELAKEPGGEKAVAKRERKGIPSARARIHSLLDPGSFLEIGALAKTPGDPDALYGDGVVTGHGTINGRPVGVFSHDQTVFQGSVGEMFGRKVARLMEWVAMVGCPIIGINDSAGARIQDTATSLAWYAELGRRHELLRGLVPEISLIFGKCAGGAVYSPIQTDLIVAVRDQGYMFVTGPDVIKDVTGEDVSLDELGGADAQARYGNIHQVVESEAAAFQYVRDYLSFLPANTFDDAPIVNPGLEPEVTPHDLELDTLVPDLDNQAYDMMEILLRIFDDGDVFQVGEQSGPAIITAFARIDGRPVGVIANQPMYMSGAIDNEASDKAARFVRFCDSFNTPLVFVVDTPGFMPGVEQEKGGIIKRGGRFLNAVVEADIPKVTITIRKSYGGAYAVMGSKQLTSDFNFAWPTARIAVIGAEGAAQLLVKRFPDPTAPEVQKIRADFIEGYNTSLATPWIAAERGFIDGVIEPHETRLLLRKCMHLLRDKQINRVQRKHGLTPI